In Patagioenas fasciata isolate bPatFas1 chromosome 11, bPatFas1.hap1, whole genome shotgun sequence, the following proteins share a genomic window:
- the LOC136106342 gene encoding coiled-coil domain-containing protein 42-like: MTAKDEEDLPAYFLKQYRQSLLPLLRKHRLTEEGSLSPFVHLQEKRKEAKQVQKALEEKREEDNQLRVQALKKAVREREEKTQKEMELLRAKKKLEALKKEHQKLSSQVQKHSIFKNYLEDVVKISPQFEDIQDVISRYKLLVRTRKDLQQSQEKDREMMEQAKVLLDQYEAEKAAEILQCRNELEQLQRRFAQAQSDVRFWTARWADIQNRNAKNALMLMTMKMAVHNLFQCVNTQLKAKVHVPEDDSLRQLDMIQQSILDLKGIVTEVKRKGVESHRRAAKCEH; encoded by the exons ATGACCGCCAAAGATGAGGAGGACCTGCCGGCCTATTTCCTCAAGCAGTACAGGCAGAGCCTCCTGCCCTTGCTCAG GAAACACAGGCTGACAGAGGAGGGCTCCCTGTCTCCATTTGTTCACctccaggagaagaggaaagaagccaAACAGGTGCAAAAGGCTCTGGAGGAGAAGCGAgag gaagataatcagctgcgagtccaagctctgaagaaagccgtgagagaaagagaggagaaaacacaaaaggagatggagcttttgagggctaagaagaaactcgaagccctgaaaaaggaacaccagaagctcagcagccaagtgcagaagcactccatcttcaaaaactacctggaggatgtggtgaagatctccccacag tttgaggacatccaggacgtcatttcccgctacaagctgctggtgaggacacgcaaggacctgcagcagtcccaagagaaggacagggaaatgatggagcaagccaaggtgctcctggatcagtatgaggcagagaaagcagctgagatcctgcagtgccgaaatgagctggagcagctccaacgacgttttgcgcaggctcaaagtgatgtccgcttctgg actGCTCGCTGGGCCGACATCCAGAACAGGAATGCCAAGAATGCCCTGATGCTGATGACGATGAAGATGGCCGtccacaacctcttccagtgcgtgaacacgcagctgaaagccaaagtgCATGTGCCGGAGGATGACAGCCTCAGACAGCTGGACATG attcagcagtctatcctggacctcaaaggcatcgttacggaggtgaaacggaagggcgtggagagccaccggcgagcagctaagtgcgagcattaa